One region of Alosa sapidissima isolate fAloSap1 chromosome 1, fAloSap1.pri, whole genome shotgun sequence genomic DNA includes:
- the puf60a gene encoding poly(U)-binding-splicing factor PUF60a isoform X1, producing the protein MAVAVSAGGQALTMENGQGTGSKLGLPPLTPEQQEALQKAKKYAMEQSIKSVLVKQTLAQQQQQINNIQMASLSMGFGDPLSPLQSVAAQRQRALAIMCRVYVGSIYYELGEDTVRQAFAPFGPIKSIDMSWDSVTMKHKGFAFVEYEMPEAAQLALEQMNSVMLGGRNIKVGRPSNIGQAQPIIDQLAEEARAFNRIYIASVHPDLSDDDIKSVFEAFGRIKSCTLARDPTTGKHKGYGFIEYDKPQSSLDAVSSMNLFDLGGQYLRVGKAVTPPMPLLTNTTPGGLPPAAAVAAAAATAKITAQMAWNLSQPENRTEDFLHCLEAVAGAQILGAMTGAATGLQLPQAVMAAQAPGVITGVTPARPAMPVLPQVGLVNPVLSSPPAMATAVAAAAAVAAAHEAKTEEEEASLDGTGQEMLSEQEHMSISGSSARHMVMQKLLRKQESTVMVLRNMVGPEDIDDELEGEVTEECGKFGGVNRVIIYQEKQGEEEDAEVIVKIFVEFSAAAEMNKAIQALNNRWFGGRKVVAEVYDQERFDNSDLSA; encoded by the exons ATGGCGGTGGCGGTGTCTGCG GGCGGCCAGGCTCTGACAATGGAGAATGGACAGGGCACCGGCTCAAAACTTGGCCTGCCGCCTCTCACGCCCGAGCAACAGGAGGCGCTGCAGAAG GCGAAGAAGTATGCCATGGAGCAGAGCATCAAGAGTGTCCTGGTTAAACAGACCCTCGcccaacagcaacaacagataAACAACATACAG ATGGCCTCGTTGTCAATGGGCTTTGGAGATCCTCTCTCACCATTGCAATCG GTGGCAGCACAGCGGCAACGAGCCCTGGCCATCATGTGCCGCGTCTACGTGGGCTCCATCTACTACGAGTTGGGCGAGGACACCGTCCGGCAGGCCTTCGCTCCCTTTGGTCCCATTAAGAGCATAGACATGTCCTGGGATTCTGTTACTATGAAGCATAAG GGTTTTGCATTTGTGGAGTATGAAATGCCAGAGGCTGCTCAGTTAGCGCTAGAGCAAATGAACTCGGTCATGCTTGGTGGGAGGAACATTAAA GTTGGAAGACCAAGCAATATTGGTCAGGCCCAACCAATCATCGACCAGTTAGCAGAAGAAGCGCGGGCTTTCAACAGAATTTACATTGCCTCAGTCCACCCGGATTTGTCAGATGATGACATTAAAAGCGTCTTTGAGGCCTTTGGAAGGATCAAATCCTGTACATTAGCACGAGACCCCACTACAGGGAAACATAAAGGCTATGGATTCATAG AGTACGACAAGCCGCAATCGTCGCTGGACGCCGTGTCGTCCATGAACCTCTTTGACCTAGGGGGCCAGTACCTCCGCGTGGGCAAGGCTGTGACGCCGCCCATGCCCCTCCTCACGAACACCACGCCTGGCGGCCTGCCCCCAGCAGCCGCAGTggcagctgctgctgccaccGCCAAAATCACTGCCCAG ATGGCATGGAATCTGTCCCAGCCGGAGAATCGGACAGAAGACTTCCTACACTGTCTG GAAGCAGTGGCGGGCGCTCAGATCCTGGGGGCAATGACAGGCGCGGCAACAGGCCTGCAACTGCCTCAAGCAGTCATGGCAGCGCAAGCTCCAGGAGTCATCACAG GGGTGACTCCAGCGCGGCCAGCCATGCCCGTCCTGCCCCAGGTGGGGTTGGTCAACCCAGTGCTGTCCTCGCCACCGGCTATGGCCACGGCGGTTGCAGCGGCAGCAGCTGTAGCTGCAGCCCATGAAGCCAAGACGGAAGAAGAGGAGGCATCCCTGGACGGTACGGGCCAGGAGATGCTGAGCGAGCAGGAGCATATGAGCATCTCTGGCAGCAGTGCCCGGCACATGGTCATGCAGAAGCTACTCCGGAAACAAGAG TCCACTGTCATGGTCCTAAGGAACATGGTGGGTCCAGAAGACATCGACGACGAGCTTGAGGGTGAAGTCACAGAAGAATGCGGCAAGTTTGGCGGCGTGAACAGAGTCATCATCTACCAGGAGAAGCAGGGCGAGGAGGAGGACGCCGAGGTCATAGTCAAGATTTTTGTGGAGTTCTCTGCGGCAGCGGAGATGAACAAGGCCATTCAGGCACTCAACAACCGCTGGTTTGGAGGCCGCAAGGTCGTTGCGGAGGTCTATGACCAAGAACGTTTTGACAACAGTGATCTCTCGGCATAG
- the puf60a gene encoding poly(U)-binding-splicing factor PUF60a isoform X2, whose protein sequence is MENGQGTGSKLGLPPLTPEQQEALQKAKKYAMEQSIKSVLVKQTLAQQQQQINNIQMASLSMGFGDPLSPLQSVAAQRQRALAIMCRVYVGSIYYELGEDTVRQAFAPFGPIKSIDMSWDSVTMKHKGFAFVEYEMPEAAQLALEQMNSVMLGGRNIKVGRPSNIGQAQPIIDQLAEEARAFNRIYIASVHPDLSDDDIKSVFEAFGRIKSCTLARDPTTGKHKGYGFIEYDKPQSSLDAVSSMNLFDLGGQYLRVGKAVTPPMPLLTNTTPGGLPPAAAVAAAAATAKITAQMAWNLSQPENRTEDFLHCLEAVAGAQILGAMTGAATGLQLPQAVMAAQAPGVITGVTPARPAMPVLPQVGLVNPVLSSPPAMATAVAAAAAVAAAHEAKTEEEEASLDGTGQEMLSEQEHMSISGSSARHMVMQKLLRKQESTVMVLRNMVGPEDIDDELEGEVTEECGKFGGVNRVIIYQEKQGEEEDAEVIVKIFVEFSAAAEMNKAIQALNNRWFGGRKVVAEVYDQERFDNSDLSA, encoded by the exons ATGGAGAATGGACAGGGCACCGGCTCAAAACTTGGCCTGCCGCCTCTCACGCCCGAGCAACAGGAGGCGCTGCAGAAG GCGAAGAAGTATGCCATGGAGCAGAGCATCAAGAGTGTCCTGGTTAAACAGACCCTCGcccaacagcaacaacagataAACAACATACAG ATGGCCTCGTTGTCAATGGGCTTTGGAGATCCTCTCTCACCATTGCAATCG GTGGCAGCACAGCGGCAACGAGCCCTGGCCATCATGTGCCGCGTCTACGTGGGCTCCATCTACTACGAGTTGGGCGAGGACACCGTCCGGCAGGCCTTCGCTCCCTTTGGTCCCATTAAGAGCATAGACATGTCCTGGGATTCTGTTACTATGAAGCATAAG GGTTTTGCATTTGTGGAGTATGAAATGCCAGAGGCTGCTCAGTTAGCGCTAGAGCAAATGAACTCGGTCATGCTTGGTGGGAGGAACATTAAA GTTGGAAGACCAAGCAATATTGGTCAGGCCCAACCAATCATCGACCAGTTAGCAGAAGAAGCGCGGGCTTTCAACAGAATTTACATTGCCTCAGTCCACCCGGATTTGTCAGATGATGACATTAAAAGCGTCTTTGAGGCCTTTGGAAGGATCAAATCCTGTACATTAGCACGAGACCCCACTACAGGGAAACATAAAGGCTATGGATTCATAG AGTACGACAAGCCGCAATCGTCGCTGGACGCCGTGTCGTCCATGAACCTCTTTGACCTAGGGGGCCAGTACCTCCGCGTGGGCAAGGCTGTGACGCCGCCCATGCCCCTCCTCACGAACACCACGCCTGGCGGCCTGCCCCCAGCAGCCGCAGTggcagctgctgctgccaccGCCAAAATCACTGCCCAG ATGGCATGGAATCTGTCCCAGCCGGAGAATCGGACAGAAGACTTCCTACACTGTCTG GAAGCAGTGGCGGGCGCTCAGATCCTGGGGGCAATGACAGGCGCGGCAACAGGCCTGCAACTGCCTCAAGCAGTCATGGCAGCGCAAGCTCCAGGAGTCATCACAG GGGTGACTCCAGCGCGGCCAGCCATGCCCGTCCTGCCCCAGGTGGGGTTGGTCAACCCAGTGCTGTCCTCGCCACCGGCTATGGCCACGGCGGTTGCAGCGGCAGCAGCTGTAGCTGCAGCCCATGAAGCCAAGACGGAAGAAGAGGAGGCATCCCTGGACGGTACGGGCCAGGAGATGCTGAGCGAGCAGGAGCATATGAGCATCTCTGGCAGCAGTGCCCGGCACATGGTCATGCAGAAGCTACTCCGGAAACAAGAG TCCACTGTCATGGTCCTAAGGAACATGGTGGGTCCAGAAGACATCGACGACGAGCTTGAGGGTGAAGTCACAGAAGAATGCGGCAAGTTTGGCGGCGTGAACAGAGTCATCATCTACCAGGAGAAGCAGGGCGAGGAGGAGGACGCCGAGGTCATAGTCAAGATTTTTGTGGAGTTCTCTGCGGCAGCGGAGATGAACAAGGCCATTCAGGCACTCAACAACCGCTGGTTTGGAGGCCGCAAGGTCGTTGCGGAGGTCTATGACCAAGAACGTTTTGACAACAGTGATCTCTCGGCATAG
- the puf60a gene encoding poly(U)-binding-splicing factor PUF60a isoform X3 — MAVAVSAGGQALTMENGQGTGSKLGLPPLTPEQQEALQKAKKYAMEQSIKSVLVKQTLAQQQQQINNIQMASLSMGFGDPLSPLQSVAAQRQRALAIMCRVYVGSIYYELGEDTVRQAFAPFGPIKSIDMSWDSVTMKHKGFAFVEYEMPEAAQLALEQMNSVMLGGRNIKVGRPSNIGQAQPIIDQLAEEARAFNRIYIASVHPDLSDDDIKSVFEAFGRIKSCTLARDPTTGKHKGYGFIEYDKPQSSLDAVSSMNLFDLGGQYLRVGKAVTPPMPLLTNTTPGGLPPAAAVAAAAATAKITAQEAVAGAQILGAMTGAATGLQLPQAVMAAQAPGVITGVTPARPAMPVLPQVGLVNPVLSSPPAMATAVAAAAAVAAAHEAKTEEEEASLDGTGQEMLSEQEHMSISGSSARHMVMQKLLRKQESTVMVLRNMVGPEDIDDELEGEVTEECGKFGGVNRVIIYQEKQGEEEDAEVIVKIFVEFSAAAEMNKAIQALNNRWFGGRKVVAEVYDQERFDNSDLSA, encoded by the exons ATGGCGGTGGCGGTGTCTGCG GGCGGCCAGGCTCTGACAATGGAGAATGGACAGGGCACCGGCTCAAAACTTGGCCTGCCGCCTCTCACGCCCGAGCAACAGGAGGCGCTGCAGAAG GCGAAGAAGTATGCCATGGAGCAGAGCATCAAGAGTGTCCTGGTTAAACAGACCCTCGcccaacagcaacaacagataAACAACATACAG ATGGCCTCGTTGTCAATGGGCTTTGGAGATCCTCTCTCACCATTGCAATCG GTGGCAGCACAGCGGCAACGAGCCCTGGCCATCATGTGCCGCGTCTACGTGGGCTCCATCTACTACGAGTTGGGCGAGGACACCGTCCGGCAGGCCTTCGCTCCCTTTGGTCCCATTAAGAGCATAGACATGTCCTGGGATTCTGTTACTATGAAGCATAAG GGTTTTGCATTTGTGGAGTATGAAATGCCAGAGGCTGCTCAGTTAGCGCTAGAGCAAATGAACTCGGTCATGCTTGGTGGGAGGAACATTAAA GTTGGAAGACCAAGCAATATTGGTCAGGCCCAACCAATCATCGACCAGTTAGCAGAAGAAGCGCGGGCTTTCAACAGAATTTACATTGCCTCAGTCCACCCGGATTTGTCAGATGATGACATTAAAAGCGTCTTTGAGGCCTTTGGAAGGATCAAATCCTGTACATTAGCACGAGACCCCACTACAGGGAAACATAAAGGCTATGGATTCATAG AGTACGACAAGCCGCAATCGTCGCTGGACGCCGTGTCGTCCATGAACCTCTTTGACCTAGGGGGCCAGTACCTCCGCGTGGGCAAGGCTGTGACGCCGCCCATGCCCCTCCTCACGAACACCACGCCTGGCGGCCTGCCCCCAGCAGCCGCAGTggcagctgctgctgccaccGCCAAAATCACTGCCCAG GAAGCAGTGGCGGGCGCTCAGATCCTGGGGGCAATGACAGGCGCGGCAACAGGCCTGCAACTGCCTCAAGCAGTCATGGCAGCGCAAGCTCCAGGAGTCATCACAG GGGTGACTCCAGCGCGGCCAGCCATGCCCGTCCTGCCCCAGGTGGGGTTGGTCAACCCAGTGCTGTCCTCGCCACCGGCTATGGCCACGGCGGTTGCAGCGGCAGCAGCTGTAGCTGCAGCCCATGAAGCCAAGACGGAAGAAGAGGAGGCATCCCTGGACGGTACGGGCCAGGAGATGCTGAGCGAGCAGGAGCATATGAGCATCTCTGGCAGCAGTGCCCGGCACATGGTCATGCAGAAGCTACTCCGGAAACAAGAG TCCACTGTCATGGTCCTAAGGAACATGGTGGGTCCAGAAGACATCGACGACGAGCTTGAGGGTGAAGTCACAGAAGAATGCGGCAAGTTTGGCGGCGTGAACAGAGTCATCATCTACCAGGAGAAGCAGGGCGAGGAGGAGGACGCCGAGGTCATAGTCAAGATTTTTGTGGAGTTCTCTGCGGCAGCGGAGATGAACAAGGCCATTCAGGCACTCAACAACCGCTGGTTTGGAGGCCGCAAGGTCGTTGCGGAGGTCTATGACCAAGAACGTTTTGACAACAGTGATCTCTCGGCATAG